The sequence GGATGGGCATTGCTGGCAGAGGCAGATTCACAGAGCCCATGCCCGAGGCCACCAGATGGACCTCCTCAGTCGGAGTCACTTCCCTCCTGCTTTGCTGACCCGACAGCGGatgccagctcctcctcctgccctttcAACCGCTCTCCTGCAAGCGAGAAACAGCAGTGGCTTAGAGATGAACCCACACGGCAGAGGACCTGGACTGCAGCCCCCAAGCCCACAAACCATCCCTCCCTGCCGCGCAAGCCAAGCGTGCGTGCTGCCTCGGGGAAGCTGCTTGGGACCAACAGCTTCACAGACCCACCAGTCCCTCCCTGGCTCAACAGCAAGGCACCAAGCTCCCAGTAAGGATCATGTCATCCCCCTGGAACAACTGGTGACCCCATACGGCATCCCTGCAGCACCATAACGCACGTATCATAACGCACGTATCAATTCAGCGATGGCTCTCTGCgtcctcttctccagcttctccagTTTCTTGGCTACATCTCGCTTCAGATCCCTGGGGAGGACAGTGACAATGTCAGAACAAATCCTCGCTCCAGGCAGACGCGAATGCAGGGGCCACGTTCCACCTTTCCCAGTGGAAGAGaacctcctcctctctcctgtgaGCACCACGGAGCAGGCCGTGTGTCTGCCACCAAGGCAGCTCATGGGCAAACCAACCCAATGTCCAGAGCATCCCTTGACTCTGAGGCCACCATGGTGACAAGCACCCCAAAGGGATCAGTGGAGTCCCTCGGCAtaagcaggaaaagggaagacGGCCCCGTGCCTTGTGTCTTCCTCAACAGTAGGGCTGGGTTTCCCATTTCTAGCACTTTTAACCCAACCTGGACAACCCCAACACCCCTTTCCCAGGAGCGGGGCTCTGCAGGCACTCACCAGTCTGGCTTCCTGGGAGCCAGGTTGGTCAGGTCctagggaggaagaggagacacCCAGTAAGAGCTGAAGGCAAGGTTCAAGCCTGGACGCCGATAGATTCActctgcacagagcagctctaAATGTACGTACCACCTCGTCGATGATGGGCTCCGGCTTGGCAGCCTCCAGCTGGTCCTTCACCTTGTCTTCCACTAGATGGGGGAACAGGACCAGCATCAGCGCAGGGACACCAAGGGGACAAGGAACAGGGAAACCCAACAGAGCTCTGGGCTGGGTTCacaaaagcttttataaaaGCTCATTTGAAGGTCTTTGCCTTAAGAGCGCAGCACACACGAGTGAGTACATATGGGTACACACGTTCCCTCACCACCCAATGCCTTTCGGAGACTCCTAAAAATCATCTGAAAACGATGCAAACCCAACCTCCAGCAACGGCAGCAACATGTCTGCTGGGTTCACGTCCCCTTTTCATCAGACCTGCAGGGATCAGCTGCTCCGCAGGTGTTTAAACTGGAATTTGACTCACCGTGACTCATTTACAAGGCCACCGCCTGAGACATCTCGGAGAAGTCAAGCTCCGGCCCAGACCTTACGTAAAAGTCTGCAGATACAGGGGGTGACGGCAAAGCACGCGTGGAAAACAGCCCTCCATCCCTCAACTCAGGGGTTTGTGCAAGGAGGGGGTGCGGGCACCAGGGAGCACATCCCTGAGGGGTGAATCCTGCTCCAGCAAAGGCACATTTAATATTAATCCACTCCGACTCCCAgctcctctgtcctgctccctctccagcccctgcaCGAAGTGCCCGAGAACAGACAGGCCGGTTACTCCAGACACGGGAACGGCAGCCGATGGGCACCGCAGCTCCAAAGAAGGGCTGGCAGAGAGCGCGAGTTTTACTGGAAATGGTCAAAACTGCTGCTCCCAATTCCAAACCACACACCGGGGAAGAGGCAGGGGAAGTTTTAAACTTTTACAAAAGGATAAAGAAAGCGCTGCATCAGCATTCCTACCTATCGTGCTCCCAAAGGCGGCCTTTTTATTTAgggcatttttaaagaaatctattCCAGGAGGACTCAATATTTCAAGATCAAGGGAAATTCTACCCTTCGACTCTCTCTCAAGAGCTGTGCAGAGGTTCAGTGCTGGGAAATAGCAGACTGAACGCCCTGGACTCATGACTAATATTTGTTTAAAggtaattcaaacaaaaaacagcCTGAATCTCCTTGAGAATCCTCCAGCGAGAGCTCGGCTCCTCTGAGTATCAACCCTTTGGTCTGGGGCTGGACTCGGCGTgctcagacacacacacccccccacttGTGCAATGCAGGGTGTGCAGTCCCCACGGGCGAGAGAGGATGATGAAGCAACGGGGGCCGCAAGCATCACGCTCGCccagcagcagtgggaaagcTCCGGCGCTCCCACCACGGCTGCTCAGACACGCCAGCACCCTCCAGGGCTGCAGACACTCGTCTCCTAGGACCTACCACCCTCACAGCTACCAGAATACATCCCGGTGTCTCTTCCACCTTGGGTTGGAGCGAACAGGAACACAGGGGTTTCCAAACCACCTgagttttggaaaggaaaggtaTAACCCACCCACTTTGCAGCATGCTGGCTGGATGCAGGGTCCCGTGCGGTTTCATTAGTCCTCGCGACCAACAAATGCTGCCTCGTTCTCTCTGGGAATGTCGCCGGGGAGGGAGGCTTGCCAGTGGGAGGGGATAGGATGTGCTGTTAGACAGAGGCTCGTTACAGGGAAGCCCTGCAAAGGGCTCTGCGTGATCTGCCTTGCCTGCAAGCCTCCAGAACAGAGCAAAGCAGCGGGGTCCTCACCACAGGCACCAGCACCACCGCTGGCAATGCATTTGCTTTCGTGCTCCCTCGTTTCGCCTCCCTCGCTCCCGCTTGCACCCACCTGAGGCCGGCTTGGCCTGGGgcaccttcctcttcttcagctcCTCATCTTCGGGCTCGTAGTTTCGCAGTTTGAGCtccctggggaggaagaggaagagcagagaaCAGTGAGACACGTCCATACCACCCCGAACTGTGGGCTCTCGCTACTGAGGGGCACATCGGCATcagtggctgcaggcaggggccgGCGGCAACCCACACAAGTCAGAAAAGACAGGGTCAACCAGGAGTTTGGCATGATAAAGGCCCAAGCTGCCTTGCAAAGCTCTGAACTTCAGCCCAGCTCCCTTTTAGGTCTCAACCCAGTGACAGATTCATGATAGAAACACCAGAGAAGATCCAcaatcaggggaaaaaaatgatccCAGGAGGGTACATGGGAAGGACGGGGCGGGGAAAAAGAGTATTTAGGGTATAAGGTGGTTACCCAGTCACCAGATGCTTCTGGAAGTGCTACAAACAGGGGTGCAGTTCAGCCACGTGGTGCAATAAGGGGAGCAAATTCAGGTTTCTGAGCAAATGGGTGGTGGAGCTGGCAGTGACAGGGATATCCAAACAACACCCAGAAGTTCACCCCTCCTTCCACCATCCTCCAGGAGAGCTCAGAAGTCAGCCGtcagccctctccccagcacacaCACCTCCCTGGTATTCGGATGctctttctcccccttttcaAGGCTGTTCTTTTTACACCTCTCCCAAATAATTTGGGCCTCAAACAGACAACCGTTAGACAACCTCAGTCACGTGCATCCCCAGGTTGAGTCCTCACCGAGGTCAAACCCTGCAAGCTTCAAGCAGAAGCATTTCTAAAACCAGAGCACTGAAAATCAAGCTCACAGGACCCCATCCCACCTCCGGCTGCTTAGACGTGCGTACAACGTGCTTCACAGGCTGCTGGATCTATATACCAGTACACTAGCCCACAGGGCAAATTAAGTAGATTAAACTCATTTAACACTGTTGATGGGTTTAATCAGTTTAAATAGAAACTGAGGTACTTGCTGCCCAGCAatgctcctgccccagctgtCAGCAAAGCCTTCGGCAGCGACGAGGGTGGCCATGCCGCTGCAGAGGAGGACGCGGAGAGCCCCGATGCAAGCACAGGAGAGGGCACTTTTATCaggcaggaaaataaacagttgAATAGTCCCATTTTTCCTCCTAGCAGATAGCTGACATCCAGGCCACTTCCCTGCTAGACTGATGGAGATGCAAGTGAGACATAACCCATCCCAAGGGTTGGCAGTCAaaacaaagagaggaaaaagtgaaGAAGCTACAGCCCAggagaggtgagaagaggaaggtCAGCAGTCAGATGGCCACGCTTATCTGGGAAGCACAAATAACCCCAACCTTGGAGGTCCCTGGAGCACAGCAGGAAGGTCTTACCCTTCCTACGCCACACATCCCCTTACATGAAACAGGAACAACTTCCCAGCGCTGGGAGAAGGGATGCttaaaagaaacacaggagAGATTAGCACGTAGCTGCAATACCTCCCCCAGGCCAAGAGCACCTTCACCCCATGAAGACAAGCTGCTGTGCACGGTTTTACGTGTATTTTTCTGCACGCATACCCTGGGAGAAGAGATTTATTAAATTAACCTGTACTGATCACCCTCAAGCCCCAACCAGAAAGGCAGTTCTTTTCAGGAAGGCTGATCTTGGAGGATCAGGTGATTATCTTTTCATAGAAGGAGATGCTGTCTCCAGGCACAGAGGAATCACCGTTATTCCGTTATTTTACAGATAATCTTTGCTCAGCAGGGTTTTGTTGCTAACCtgggaggctgagggaggaagaggagcagctaATTTACCCAGGATGTAATAGGACATCAGGCTGCGATGTCTAACATCCGGCCACAGGTTGGCTCACGCACACTGGAGAGGATTTATCTGACAAAGTGGCCGACAAGAGAATGCAAATTTTCAATATCTCCCCGACTTTCTGGTCTCCTTAGCTCACATGTAGAAGGATTTACTTGCAGCTGAAAGGGAACCAAACACAGACTCCTTAGGGTCAGATCACCTCAAACAAGAGAGCTACAAGCTAAGCAAGCTGTTTCTTTCAGTCCAACAAGATGTTACCATTACACCttgaaaagcaatattttaaaatcatcgTTTTGCACGTGcgacgggagctgcagctcctcgGCCACAGTCAAACCAGCAGAGAGGATCCCACGTTTGAAGGGGCACATGCTCTGGAGGTCTGGTTCCTGCTACAAGAAGGGCGTCCAGCCCTTCATTACATTGCTGCAGGGCTTCGGCACCACTTGGGAATACGCAAGGAAGAGGGAATGGAGTTTAAACCCGCTCCCCGACACTCTTCCAACCCAGAAAGCCCCATCTCAGCTTGCAAACAAAAGCCTTGGCAGTCCAGCACTGCTCGTGGTAGCTGGAGGTTTATccacaagattttaaaaaaaaaaataaaaccacgaGGCGCAGCTTGGCAGGTTCTGCCGCAGATGGGACGAGTGGCGGCACGGGTCTGGCAGAAGGGGAAGCAGCTGATGCGCGGGGGTGAAGAGGAGAAGCGCTGCGAGATGACGATCCCCCCGTGTCCAGCACCAGTGCTTTCAGATCCTTATTAAACCCATGCACAACTGCAAGCgccaggagaaaacaaacaaaaattgatTCCTTTAATTAACTATGCAAGGCAAGAGCAGCTCTCGCACCTGCCTCCAGTAATTCTTGGTGCCCAGCGCTCCCCGTagcctcctcctcagggggCTCAGGGATTTCCCCACGCTGAagccccagcagtgccaggctCGCCAGGAGCAGACAATTTGTCTCCCCCTTCTTCTGTGCAGAAGTACGTCCGTAAAGACAGAGAGACGAGGAGCAGGGCAATGCTACCCCAAATAACTCGAAGGCAGGCAAGggttaaaaatgtatatatttagaAGTTGCTGCTCTTCCACAGAGGTGGGTTAAATAAAGTTCAGGTGCCAGCAGTTCCTCTAGCGCTGCGTTCCAGAAAGACAGCCCGGTGTGCCTGACAAGTGATGAATTATCCAAGTTCCCacgaaaacaaaaaaaccccaaaccaaccccagagCTAACAACAAGCTCCACGGCAGAATGGGCACGGCAGAATGGGCACGTAGGAGCCAGGTTAGGGAGTGCAGCTCCCGAGCATGGAGGGAACGTCACGGTGATGCACCAGCACTAACGTGAGCGCTTAACGCTTCTCGGGAAGGATGGAGCACCCGGACTGGAGTTGGGTTTGAACCATATGGCTTTAGGATGCACAGTCATCAACAGATTTTATCAGCATCTCCTTCTAAGTGATGGATGCGCCCCACCCAGAAGATCTCCTGCTCCTTGAGCACCTCGTGCAGTGTTTCCCAGCCCGTTTCAGTCCAAATGAGCCAAGATCGCTAGGGATGGAGGTGGCTATAGTCTCACAGCCAGCAGTGGGTGTGGATCTCTGCTGGAAGCTCCTAGGGCTGCACAAGGATTTGGGTAGCTGTAGTAATTACAGGGGGGAGCAACGGACACAGCCTCCCAGCATCTCCTAAAAGCTTGCCAGACGCGGCAGGTTCCCCGTTTTGAGTCAGGAATGCCTCAAATCCACTTTCCACTCGGGCCCAGAGCTCCTATTTGGGGACAAAGAAGAGATATCAGCTTTTCTTGGAAGCAGGTGGGTTGGAAACAGCACGGCATGCAGGGTATGCGCAGAATGCAAAGAGCTATCTCGAGGCAAAACACAGGACACTCAAAGCTGCCTGTGAGGTTGTGTTTTCCTTTAGTCCTCCAGCCCCAAGGGCTTTATGGAGCAAACACCATTTCTTCAATTGATGAATAGATCTTTCTAAGCCTTCTGATGAAGCACCCGCTTGCTGATGTCCTTGCGTCAGGAGCACAGGGAATGGGTTCGCGAAGAAACCCCATAACAGTGATTTCTTCAGATGTCACAGCATCCCCGCTCCCGTAGTTACTATCACAAAACAGTCACTTGGAGCTGCTAGACTGTTTCAAGGGCACATTCCCATTTTTACCTCTCTGAGGACAAAGCTAAGGGCTGAAGCAAGCTGGCTGGGACATCTCAATATGGTTTTCTTAGTGCTTCTGGAGATGAAAGAGGCAAGCAGACCTCAGCAGGACAGATGCTAGCAGAAGGCAGGAGTCCAGCGGtgtttgcagagcctgcttgcTCTGCCCAGGATCAGAGGAGGGTGTCCTCCACAGCTCTTCACCTCTTGGTCCTTCAAGCTTTTCACATCGCTCTGCTTAAACATCTCTTGTGCTCCTCAGCATCAGCTCTAGGTACCTGACAAagctagaaaaaacaaaaaagatgctTCCTCCACTGCATCATCAAAACAAAGCGGTTTCAAACACCCAGATCCCAGACAACTGTTTTTGAAGTGCCGTGGTAGAGCCTTTCCATTCTTTAGAAGCAGTTTAGGGAAGTCCTGGGTGTTCTGAACCTTATCTCACCCATTTCAGgcaatttgttttccaaaaccCTGGAGAAATACCATCTGGTTTGAGAATTTGCTGCTCTTTGACCTTCCCAAGCTCCTCCAAAGCCCTCATTTTCAGAGCCTTCCATTTTTACGACAGTTACTCCAACTTGCCTGAAACCAAATGTCCTGAGCAACCATTTCCACATTGCCCTTTAAAGAGGAACCAGCATAggaatttacttttatttctctgcatctCCAAAATTCACTTACTCCTGGGAAGTCACACTCAAACACGTAAAGAGATTACTGCTACAGAAGAGATGAGAGAGGTCTCAAATCCTTGAGGGAGTGGTGGTTTGGTGGACCCTCTGCTTCACCATGTGCTCCATGAGGGCAAGAAGGTTTGAAGGAGCAGGGCCAAGGTAGCCAGACAACAGAgaacagcagaggaggagactTCTGCAGCAATCCAGGAGATCCAGGGCCCAAGTTGGAGAGGGCCCACACTGGGCTCTGGCCGAGATAACCTGCAAGGAGCGGGGACACTGGGGTACCTGCGGGGCCGCGTGGTGAGGGTGTCCCCTGGGGCAGCACTCAGATGCTCTTCAGTGGCAGCACACACTTCTCCTCAAAGGGCCTCTTCCGTTTTCTGTTTCCAATTGCAAACCACAGAGCAGAAGtcattttcaagctttttctaCAGCTCCCCTCAATTTTTTGCCAGGGAAAATTCACTTTATAGTGATTTTACCCAACTGACAAGCTTACGCTCTTTCCTACCTTCTGCAGACCCCACGGAAAGCACCAGATTAAGAGCATTTGGGCAAAGATTTCAGGCTTGGACTCTTGTACTCTCTTTGCTCCCCTCGGTCAATCCCCACCGACCCGCTGCACTTCTCTGCAAAGTCACCTGGCACATACAGGGTGCTGCGTGatcacccatgggtgctgagggAACGCTACAGTACCGTCACCCTCCCGGGACACTGTGAGACTTGCTATACAACAATCTTGACACAGATTTAATTTCACAACCCCCTTTTTTATTTGCACTTTGCTCTCCTACCCAGCCTGTCCCCTTGCAGACAGCTTTGACATCTGGGTGCTGCACCTCCTGCTGCACCTTCCCAGAGGCTTCCCTACACCTGGGCTGGCTTGAAACCAAGGTCCATGCATCTCCAGGTCATTGCACGCAGTGATCTGTCCACCAACCAAGATACACACCAAGATGATCTGTGTCTGCTCCAACTTAGAAACCAAGAAATGACTTTCACGTCCCAAACGCACACCACCAAGGCTCTCCTCACACCTTCTCCTGCAGTAGGATACAGACTTCTCTAGAGGTTCGGAGATGTTGTTCGATCAGGAGGACAAAGTTGTTGCCATTGTTCCTGGATTCCTCGCCCAAAGCGGAAAAGGAGCAAGCGACAAGCAGAGGCAGAGACCCATCGGCACCCACCCTCTGAGGAGCAATCTCTTTTCGCTGTGAgagggctgctcctgctcaAATAGCTGAGCGTGTCCGAgcacatcctcctcctccccgagCACCGCTGCCAAAAGGCACTCGAGGAATGCCAAAAAACCAAATGCCTCTATTAACACCGCGAGCCCCCAAAACTTGCCGAGGCAGCTGGTTTCTCAGGACATGCTTCTTGTGGGAGCACGGACGGGGAGACACGTATCCCCGGGTGTTGCAGGAAGAGGGCTGCAACAGAAGCTCTTCAAATGCAGCATGTGCCACAAGGTTGTCCGGCCTCCCACGCTGCTTTACCAGGCTGCTGAGCGCTTTCCAGGTAGCCACGTGCAACTTCAACATCAGTAAATACAACCGGGACAAAACCCACACTCAGTCTGCATCAGCTGGCTGATGTGCAAACCctcaccctgcctgcagcactcAGTTACGCTCCTCCGCATGCTGGTGCAAAAGCATGCATTGTCCATGCTCTCACGGGGTTTCTCCAGCTTCTTCAGCTGGCGGTGAGTCAGAAATGATCCTCCACCCTCAACGCTCAAGCCAAAAAGAGGCCCTGAAGGTACCTTGGTTGCACCTGGATGACCACAGAACCTCAGTATCTCCCTAGCTGGCCTCAAAACAGTACCAAGCACaactctgctgcagctctgcacttCAATAACCACGTTCAGATTCACTGTCTCAGCACAGAGTCAGCACAAGGTCTGTGAGCAAAAAGATGCTCCAGGTAAGCTCAGGGTTACGTACAGCCTTGCCCCAGCGCCACACCAAGAGTTCTCCCACAGGCAGGTTAGATGGAGGTCTAAGCACCCAAAAATCAACACCCAAAATGCTGTGGTTTGGTTTCAGCCAGGATGCATTCCCAGCAATGACTACTCAAAACGAGTAGACTGCTGGGAAGATGCTGGGAACTCATAGCCAAGGGTTGGGTAGGAGGGACCAGGGTTTCACCTTTGGCTGCTCACCCTTGTaatcctgctgctggggctctcACCTGCCCAAAGCAAAGCCGGGATCACCAGGCACCCACTGAACCCATCAACAGCCTTAGTTAGGAGGGTGCACCCAGGCTTCAGACCAGGTGAAGCTCCATGGGGTCTTCCCTGTGAAAGTAGATCATCTCCCAGATATGTCCTCCTGAGTGAGATTGGCACAGCTCTAACCGGAGGGCAGGTCCATAGCGTCTTCACAGCTCTGGAGGGGGGAAGAGTTCCGCAGCACATCCTGCTAGATACTGGCACCAAAATGGACAAGCATCCTTAGGAGGGACCTGGGATCTTCCCAGCTCCTAAATCTCACCCTGCTGGTTGCCAGCCAGGGGGATTCAGCCATTTAAACTCCTGTTCTCCCTCCTCCAGTGCCCAGCAGAAGCTGCCTCCCCAACAGAGGGGACACGCGCTTGGTCCCTGGAGATGTGGGGCGGTGATGGAGCCTGATGGAGCCTGACTCATTGCACAGCGTCCATCAGGACAAGCCACCAGCAGCAACAGGTTGAGCTGTCCACGCAGATGTCGATCAAACACGCCACATGTACTCAGCTCAGCCTACACATAAATACTACTCTCTCCCATATATGattgtaattctttttattttcttttttttttaattcttccttaAGGTCTCCACGCTCCAGGATGTAAGGAAGCACGTCCACACAGCAGTTATCCTTGCTACTGCCTTGGCCGTCCTGCCAAGCTAAACCCAACACTGGGCAGACtcactgctgtatttttatctcttttttttgtgcagagattaaaaaaataaaaagcggTTTTGACCTGCCCCGTGACATTCTTCCCACGGCGAGGGGAGAGATCACATTTCCCAacccctgcctcccccagctcctcccagaAATTCATCTCTGCAAGCGGCACAGTGTGGAGCTGTA comes from Grus americana isolate bGruAme1 chromosome 2, bGruAme1.mat, whole genome shotgun sequence and encodes:
- the CCDC12 gene encoding coiled-coil domain-containing protein 12 yields the protein MAAPGGGVETEEAAAGPALGRLEEEARRRRERLRALRQRTLQNKDSGERENKQLGEDDEEGTVKHKELKLRNYEPEDEELKKRKVPQAKPASVEDKVKDQLEAAKPEPIIDEVDLTNLAPRKPDWDLKRDVAKKLEKLEKRTQRAIAELIRERLKGQEEELASAVGSAKQEGSDSD